Proteins encoded in a region of the Pieris brassicae chromosome 3, ilPieBrab1.1, whole genome shotgun sequence genome:
- the LOC123707536 gene encoding putative lipoyltransferase 2, mitochondrial encodes MIPKMVKVWRLGLMSYDTAFKIQMAIARKHLDSMIKGIDADYDTLLIVEHKPVYTVGIRDDTPKDEINRLKELGAEFRKTNRGGLITFHGPGQLVAYPIINLKHYKTSVKWYVYNLEQTIINLCDELGVKASRSPHTGVWIEDNKVAAIGIHASRYVTSHGISLNCDNDLSWFEHIVPCGIEDKGVTSLTNETGLKCSIETITPLFLKNFEKVFECKIEDVPSDYQEDILSNIYSNLLTSTS; translated from the exons ATGATACCGAAAATGGTAAAAGTTTGGAGATTGGGATTAATGAGCTATGATActgcttttaaaatacaaatggcTATAGCTAGAAAACATTTAGATTCTATGATTAAAGGAATCGATGCTGATTACGATACCTTACTTATTGTGGAACATAAACCAGTTTATACAGTTG GTATAAGAGACGATACACCAAAAGATGAAATAAACAGACTAAAAGAGTTAGGTGCAGAATTTCGAAAAACTAATCGTGGTGGTCTTATAACATTTCATGGTCCTGGACAACTAGTTGCATAtcctataataaatttaaaacactaTAAAACTAGTGTTAAGTGGTATGTGTATAATTTGGAACAGACCATCATCAACTTATGTGATGAAttag GAGTTAAAGCAAGTCGGTCTCCACACACTGGAGTATGGATTGAAGACAACAAAGTGGCTGCTATTGGCATCCATGCATCCAGATATGTAACTAGTCATGGTATCTCTCTAAACTGCGATAATGACTTATCCTGGTTTGAACACATTGTGCCCTGTGGCATCGAAGACAAGGGTGTCACTTCTCTTACCAATGAAACTGGGCTCAAATGTTCCATAGAGACAATAACTCcactatttttaaagaattttgaaaaagtttttGAGTGCAAAATTGAAGATGTTCCTAGCGATTACCAAgaagatattttaagtaatatttatagcaACCTTTTGACTTCAACCTCTTAA